A region of Haliotis asinina isolate JCU_RB_2024 chromosome 7, JCU_Hal_asi_v2, whole genome shotgun sequence DNA encodes the following proteins:
- the LOC137290322 gene encoding synaptonemal complex central element protein 2-like, translating into MEDQQTNLELDPSAMSCVKPAPQQCLTTKVDALSDVTRESLHANAQQVVDDLNSKRKQDTQLLSNFKKALHEQMESACNRLEQHMFLGYEKNGGLIQEKLQELYLCLDRIEKIESELHEFKEALKILYQEMNS; encoded by the exons ATGGAGGATCAGCAGACGAA TCTAGAACTGGACCCATCAGCCATGAGCTGTGTAAAGCCGGCACCACAGCAGTGTCTGACGACCAAGGTAGACGCCCTCAGTGACGTCACTCGTGAGTCACTCCATGCCAACGCTCAGCAAGTTGTAGATGATCTGAACTCCAAGAGAAAACAAGACACACAACTACTTTCCAACTTCAAGAAGGCTCTACATGAACAG ATGGAAAGTGCCTGTAATCGTCTGGAGCAACACATGTTCTTAGGATACGAGAAGAATGGAGGGCTCATTCAAGAGAAGTTACAGGAACTCTATCTGTGTCTTGACCGTATTGAGAAGATTGAATCTGAGCTACATGAATTCAAAGAAGCCCTGAAGATTCTGTATCAAGAAATGAAttcttga